ACCCTGCTCAAGGCCTTCAGCGACTTCGTGGAAAGCGAGGACCTGCCGGAGGACTCGGCCCTGGTCAGCTACTCCATAGCCCAGTCCAAACTTGGCGAGTCAGTCAGCCTTGAGGAGCTGTCCGAACTGCTCGACGAGGACCGCCCAAAGGCGTTTTACGATCACATCCGCAACAAGGACTACGGGCTGTCACCGGAGATCCCCGCAGACAAGCGCACCCTGAACCAGTTCCGCCGCTTCACCGGTCGCGCCGAGGGCCTGTCCATCAGTTTCGAGGCCCATCTGCTGGGCGACAAGATAGAGTTCGACGAGACCGGCGGCATCCTGACGCTGCGAGGATTGCCAACTCAACTCGTAGATCAACTCAAGCGCGCAGGCACCTTACAGCTACCGCAGCCCTCTAAACGAGAAACGTCGTCTAGACAGGCTTACAAGTAATATATGTGTCTGCTCTTACATACCAGCCTTCGGTACAATGCGATTACTTCTTAATATTCGAGGGATGCTTGACGTGCTCTTTAATCTATATTTTTTTCCATCTGACGATACATAATATCGGTGAGACTCTGTAGCAAAAACATCTTCCGATCCAGACCTAATAGCGTCCTTTACATTATCCAACTCTTTTTGAAGAAGGTTAACTTGATCAGCGGCCTCACTATTCAATTGCTGGGCAGAAGCTAACTGCGATACTAGCTTTTGCATTTCCCCCAATGCTTTATCTCTATCTAAATCAGCCTTTACAATTCGCTCATCGATCTCATCAAATTCATTACTTAGACTCTTTATAAACCCACCCATTTCATCTGCACTACCAGCAAGCCGATTAAATATTTTTAAAACATCTACTAGTTGCTTGTTATCTGAAAAATTTGGATATCTAACTGTATGATCAATTTCACTCCAGGCCTCCTCAAAAACCGTTCTCACTTGCACCTCAACGAGGACCTCACGAAGACCTGGCTTAGTTTTCAATACGTAATGGACTGATCTATATCCGGCGGGATGTACCTTAGCGGCAATCTCATTCTGCTCAAGAGCCTCAATGAGCTCTGATCTATCCCCCTCTCGAATGTAAGAGACAGCAGCCTCATTAAACTCCCACATTTTCTTGATTTGACTGTGAATAGGTAGGCAGTCATCTTTAAACAAATGAAGCGCTCTAACACCAATTAAATCAGTAACAACCTCATGATAGTTCTCTACACTAATGCTTTTATATTTTTCGGAGGCGTTAGGCTCAGACCGTTTGCGAACAATTTTCTCAATTAGATGTTCTGGATCTTTAACCCGCCAGCGAACCGAGTGAACCCCCTCAAATGACTGCATGCTTTTTACAAAAAAATTAGCCGTATCCTCTAGCTGACGAATTCGCACGGAGTGATCAGAAAATATCGAAAGCAACTGTTCCCATTCGATATCTGCCGCTATCCAGTCCTCTTGGGTAATTCTGTTTTTCTCGAGAAATTCGTTTAATTCCATTCGCTCCACCATGCTAGCTAATCCGGCTCCATTCCAGTCTCTCGTAATACCCCATCCCACCCCAAATTGCCACCATCCCGCCAGCACGGGAGTAGCACCTGCTACCTTTGTATTTCTTCTGTAGTTGGCCGCGGCGCGCCAGTAGAGGCCGCAACCTCACACGCCAATACAGCGATAGCGAGGTGGTCTTTGATCTCAGAAAGCATTACAGCCCACCGCTTAAAATGAATTTTATGCTGTGAAACATCGCTCCACGTGTGATGTGAGATCATCGCGCCGGCGTCAGCCGAAAAGCTCTGAATGAGCCCCAACGCTCTTGCTGTTCTCTTGGCGGCATGACTTTTCAAGTGAAGCAACGGGTACAGGTCATCAATGGAGATGTCTCTGGCCATTATATCGAGCTCTTGTATGGCCCTTAGGATGTTCATATATCCTTCAGCTGGCTCTGCATCATCGATACAAAACCAGGCAAAGAGATAAGATACTTTTCGCTCCAATTCCGTGATTGGACTCAACATTCTAGCGGCGACCAATTCAGAGCGATCCTTATCGGCCCTCCGGTTTGCGTAAGCCGCGTGCCCAGAAACACCCAGGGCGACAGCAACAGCGGCCATGGTGCCGATAGCCGACCACATATCCCAAGGCGAGTCCGCCATCTGAATCTCCTCGTTCCGGCTCAATGTCGGGCCGAACACAAATACCCCACTTCTACGAATCACGCCACCCGGGCGAGGGCGGCGCATGCCTGCAGGAGCCACAACATGACCGAACAACAGCAAGACGAAAGCAAGCTCGAACGGGTCATCCGCAAGATCAAGCGCTGCCTGGCGCTCTCCCAAAGCTCGAACGAGAACGAGGCGGCCACGGCCATGCGCCAAGCGCAGTCACTGATGCGCGAGTACCGCCTGACCGAAATGGATGTGCGCCTCAGTGATGTAGGGGAAGTCGAATCGGAGATGTCCAGGGCCAAGCGGCGGCCAACCTGGGACCGAAATCTCGGGTCGGTTATTGGCGAAGCCTTCAGCGTCAGGTCCTTCTCTCGCCGGCGCTGGT
This genomic stretch from Pseudomonas sp. Os17 harbors:
- a CDS encoding RelA/SpoT domain-containing protein is translated as MELNEFLEKNRITQEDWIAADIEWEQLLSIFSDHSVRIRQLEDTANFFVKSMQSFEGVHSVRWRVKDPEHLIEKIVRKRSEPNASEKYKSISVENYHEVVTDLIGVRALHLFKDDCLPIHSQIKKMWEFNEAAVSYIREGDRSELIEALEQNEIAAKVHPAGYRSVHYVLKTKPGLREVLVEVQVRTVFEEAWSEIDHTVRYPNFSDNKQLVDVLKIFNRLAGSADEMGGFIKSLSNEFDEIDERIVKADLDRDKALGEMQKLVSQLASAQQLNSEAADQVNLLQKELDNVKDAIRSGSEDVFATESHRYYVSSDGKKYRLKSTSSIPRILRSNRIVPKAGM